In a genomic window of Wyeomyia smithii strain HCP4-BCI-WySm-NY-G18 chromosome 1, ASM2978416v1, whole genome shotgun sequence:
- the LOC129718887 gene encoding uncharacterized protein LOC129718887 — protein sequence MPTDEYKQKMLNLLTDDKTYLPIPRDPTSRYQRTNNEFVKRLLNLNLIDKQTATRLTTYNAICPRIYGQPKAHKPNLPLRPVVPNMTAPAYNLSKYIGKIIQNSIESRYNIKDSFTFCDFINTVTLPPDYILISLDVTSLFTSIPKTLVTHNIIKQWEKIKVYTNINLDLFIEIVEFCIESSYCKYNGQHFQQIFGTAMGNPISPTLADLVMETLLDTVIPLLTFKPPFLKKYVDDLLLALPANQLNHVLETFNSYNEHIQFTYEMENNRRLPFLDMTLIRQENQSIKTEWYMKPIASGRFLDYFSFHPLHHKINMAKNFIRRVDKLSTNLQNDDKARIIHKQLRLNNYPKALINRLISRMQENITAPQETPSENLEYTYRSIPYIPHLSNRIDKHLKNDYKHIRLAHRNIKTVKQLFTNVKDPIPHEHQSNVIYNIPCKDCSACYVGMTTNMLKTRISGHRTHYNTWDKLLQQGYNETDTQISTLKEKTALMHHSITQNHRFDFQQTKIIDRHNKPQALPFLEICHIANTENSINKRTDTEGLNTIYAGIIHSIKNINQNKTDNHDSQSTTTKTQSCTISQTHP from the coding sequence ATGCCAACAGATGAATACAAACAGAAGATGCTTAATTTGCTCACCGACGATAAAACATATCTCCCAATACCACGCGATCCAACATCacgataccaaagaacaaacaATGAATTTGTAAAACGATTGCTCAACCTAAATCTTATCGACAAACAGACCGCAACAAGACTAACTACATATAATGCCATATGCCCCAGAATATACGGACAGCCCAAAGCGCACAAACCCAATCTACCACTAAGGCCAGTAGTGCCAAACATGACTGCTCCCGCTTACAACCTTTCGAAATATATAGGAAAAATCATACAAAACTCCATCGAGAGCCGATACAACATAAAGGATTCATTTACATTTTGCGATTTTATTAACACAGTTACATTGCCACCTGATTACATCCTAATTTCCCTCGACGTTACATCGCTATTCACATCGATTCCCAAAACATTAGTTACACACAACATAATAAAACAATGGGAGAAAATCAAAGTTTATACGAACATAAACCTAGATTTGTTTATCGAAATAGTTGAATTCTGCATAGAATCAAGCTACTGTAAATACAACGGACAACATTTCCAACAGATCTTTGGCACTGCAATGGGGAATCCCATCTCGCCCACACTAGCAGATTTAGTAATGGAAACACTTTTGGACACAGTTATACCATTACTAACATTCAAGCCCCCATTCCtgaaaaaatatgtagatgATCTTCTACTAGCACTGCCCGCGAATCAACTAAACCATGTATTAGAGACTTTCAACAGTTACAACGAACATATTCAATtcacctacgaaatggaaaacaatAGACGACTACCGTTTCTAGACATGACACTGATAAGACAAGAAAATCAAAGCATTAAAACAGAATGGTATATGAAACCAATCGCCAGTGGCAGATTTTTAGACTACTTTTCGTTCCACCCGCTCCATCATAAAATTAACATGGCTAAAAATTTCATCAGACGAGTTGACAAGCTATCCACTAATCTACAGAACGATGATAAGGCTCGCATCATTCACAAACAATTGAGACTAAACAACTACCCGAAAGCACTAATAAACAGATTAATAAGCCGAATGCAGGAAAACATCACGGCACCGCAAGAAACACCTAGTGAAAACCTGGAATATACTTACCGTTCGATACCATACATACCACACCTGTCGAACCGAATCGACAAGCACCTAAAAAACGATTACAAACACATACGACTTGCACACCGCAACATAAAAACAGTTAAACAGTTGTTCACAAATGTTAAAGACCCCATTCCACATGAACACCAGAGCAACGTCATCTACAACATACCGTGCAAAGACTGCAGCGCCTGCTACGTGggaatgacaacaaacatgCTTAAAACTAGAATTAGTGGACACCGGACGCACTACAACACCTGGGACAAACTACTGCAACAAGGTTACAACGAAACAGATACCCAAATTAGTACACTTAAGGAAAAAACAGCACTAATGCATCACAGTATCACACAGAATCACCGGtttgattttcaacaaacaaaaattatagaCAGACACAACAAACCACAAGCACTCCCGTTTTTAGAAATTTGCCATATTGCCAACACAGAAAATAGCATAAACAAACGCACAGACACTGAGGGACTGAACACCATATACGCTGGTATTATACACTCGATAAAGAACatcaaccaaaacaaaacagacaaCCATGACAGCCAATCCACTACCACCAAAACTCAAAGCTGTACAATCTCGCAAACACACCCTTAG
- the LOC129717225 gene encoding uncharacterized protein LOC129717225: MDGTLIWPKKTVVWRLCHDENSQPSENWEKISCVLKREFDTYAEAQQELDYMELNTETEMDEQPEAKKVCRRNAPTSIEKDFNDLVTDPQELETVTVISGEQIALPNVDVSEDEQSAMEENITEAHLTEIEINEIIPEASLTAIVTNQVLMHNNKLKIMISLAKLTASIEVLNQKVLSMEKNYQTEPHASTEDVMIKIVDSIEDLDRLEAELRDENNMERYITKLSAICGKTGKSDGVTSAYRLIDHLVTCEMMNKCSWTRLARDIDLPSSSKKPCAGTPKIPLKFYAKFREMFLRVVRLADQDFSEADCEKFLKGIMKNSKQRLTGKVVSTHKNRPKNLKYGDKKNELK; this comes from the exons ATGGACGGAACTTTGATTTGGCCGAAAAAGACAGTTGTTTGGAGATTGTGCCACGATGAAAATTCTCAGCCGAGTGAAAACTGGGAGAAAATTAGTTGTGTATTGAAGCGCGAATTTGATACATATGCTGAAGCACAGCAGGAATTGGATTATATGGAACTGAATACTGAGACTGAAATGGATGAGCAACCTGAAGCAAAAAAGGTTTGTCGAAGGAATGCCCCAACAtccattgaaaaagattttaatgatcttGTCACTGATCCACAAGAATTGGAAACCGTTACG GTAATTTCAGGAGAACAAATTGCTTTACCCAATGTTGATGTATCGGAAGATGAACAAAGCGCCATGGAAGAAAATATCACTGAGGCGCATTTAACagaaattgaaataaatgagattATTCCAGAAGCTTCACTGACGGCAATTGTTACGAACCAGGTTCTCATGCATAATAACAAACTTAAGATAATGATAAGCTTAGCAAAACTGACTGCTTCTATTGAAGTTCTTAACCAAAAAGTTTTGTCAATGGAAAAGAATTATCAAACAGAGCCACATGCTTCAACCGAAGACGTGATGATTAAGATAGTTGACTCCATTGAAGATCTCGACCGTTTGGAAGCAGAACTGAGGGACGAAAATAACATGGAGCGATATATTACGAAATTAAGCGCTATTTGTGGAAAAACTGGCAAATCCGATGGAGTCACCAGCGCATATCGGCTGATTGATCATCTAGTGACTTGCGAGATGATGAACAAATGTTCCTGGACGCGCTTAGCTCGGGATATCGATCTGCCAAGCAGTTCTAAAAAACCATGTGCAGGTACACCCAAAATTCCATTGAAGTTTTACGCAAAGTTCCGAGAAATGTTTTTGAGAGTTGTTAGGCTAGCAGACCAGGATTTCTCCGAAGCCGATTGTGAGAAATTTTTGAAGGGAATTATGAAAAACAGCAAACAGAGGTTGACCGGAAAGGTTGTATCGACGCATAAAAACCGACCGAAGAATTTGAAATACGGAGACAAGAAAAATGAGCTAAAATAG